The DNA segment GCGTAAAGCCACCTCATTCGATGGGGTGGATATAAGCGATCAATCAGGAGTATCTTGCTGCTGAATATCCCCTTCGGGGACGAGAACCTTTTCAAGGTATTGTTTCACGATAGAGAGCGGCGCACCGCCGACACTTCCCGCAAAGTAACTCCTACTCCATAATGCCAACTTCCCCCAATACCGTTTCTTGATGTCAGGCATATCCCGTCGAATCAGCCGGCTCGATCTTCCCTTGAGATTGTTGACGATGGCGGCAATCGACCACTTCG comes from the Sulfuricurvum sp. IAE1 genome and includes:
- the tnpA gene encoding IS200/IS605 family transposase, whose translation is MEVRKSRHATHLLHAHLVFVTKYRYKVIKGDHIEHLREVFKETMEEMGGTLEEFDGEDNHIHLLILYPPKWSIAAIVNNLKGRSSRLIRRDMPDIKKRYWGKLALWSRSYFAGSVGGAPLSIVKQYLEKVLVPEGDIQQQDTPD